One stretch of Hevea brasiliensis isolate MT/VB/25A 57/8 chromosome 12, ASM3005281v1, whole genome shotgun sequence DNA includes these proteins:
- the LOC131171158 gene encoding uncharacterized protein LOC131171158 — protein MAGVKINFDAAAEQRNGKGASAVIMCDHLGRVIDWRCKLWDAIQDPLLLESLACREAVLLGVSSGFTRIVLEGDSSMVIDGLRSRESPIAIQGVFLDVLELTTNCEHIIFSAVRRTANQAAHVIAQKCLYDLAMDSP, from the exons ATGGCAGGAG TTAAGATTAACTTTGATGCAGCAGCTGAGCAAAGGAATGGAAAGGGTGCTTCTGCTGTTATCATGTGCGACCACCTAGGAAGAGTTATAGATTGGAGATGCAAGCTGTGGGACGCTATTCAAGACCCTTTGTTACTAGAAAGCTTAGCATGTAGGGAGGCTGTTCTTTTGGGTGTTTCATCAGGTTTTACCAGAATAGTTTTGGAGGGAGATTCCTCAATGGTGATTGATGGTTTGCGTAGCAGAGAGTCACCAATTGCTATACAAGGAGTCTTTCTTGATGTTTTAGAGTTAACAACCAACTGTGAACATATAATTTTTTCAGCTGTTAGAAGGACTGCAAACCAGGCTGCACATGTTATTGCTCAAAAATGCCTTTATGATCT GGCAATGGATTCTCCATAG